One segment of Castanea sativa cultivar Marrone di Chiusa Pesio chromosome 3, ASM4071231v1 DNA contains the following:
- the LOC142629143 gene encoding uncharacterized protein LOC142629143: protein MSRPKVDEVLFAYIVVASHALSLVLVWVDNSVQKAVYYLSKSLHEAKIHYLPLENAILAVVHATHKLPHSFQSHTVVVLTQLLLRSLLWSADYTGRVAKWGTILGAFDIKYMPRTSIKGQVLANLVAEFAEPSVEEKEDKQDMDGKSIDMVSLQEPTSWKVYIDGAANQRGSGLGLVIVSPEMIVIEKSLRFSFSATNNETEYEALLARMAIV from the coding sequence aTGTCTAGACCAAAGGTGGATGAAGTTTTGTTTGCATACATTGTTGTTGCTTCTCATGCTCTGAGCTTGGTGCTAGTATGGGTTGATAATAGTGTGCAGAAGGCAGTCTATTATCTGAGCAAGTCATTACATGAGGCCAAGATTCATTACTTACCACTAGAAAATGCTATTTTAGCAGTGGTGCACGCTACACATAAACTCCCCCACTCcttccaatctcatacagtGGTTGTCCTAACTCAACTTCTGCTTAGATCGTTGCTTTGGAGTGCTGATTATACTGGAAGGGTTGCTAAATGGGGTACAattttaggggcttttgatattaagtatatgcctcgcacctctattaAGGGTCAAGTTCTTGCAAACCTGGTGGCCGAGTTTGCCGAGCCTTctgtagaagaaaaagaagacaagcaagacatggatggaaaatccaTTGACATGGTCTCCCTCCAAGAGCCTACGTCCTGGAAGGTGTATATTGATGGTGcggcaaatcaaagaggatcaggGTTGGGTTTAGTTATAGTTTCCCCCGAAATGATTGTTattgaaaaatccttaaggttTAGTTTCTCGGCCACAAATAATGAAACTGAGTATGAGGCCCTGTTGGCTAGGATGGCCATAGTCTAG
- the LOC142629142 gene encoding uncharacterized protein LOC142629142, producing the protein MYNGQIDPVEHVSHFNQRMIVHSKNEALMCKVFPFSLGLVAMRWFDGLWVGSIDSFKELSRAFGSHSITCSRVSRPLDSLLSMIMREGETLKMYSDRYWKMFNEIDEDFDDVAIRTFKVGLPAEHSLRKSLTGKLVNNVGQLMDRIDKYKRIEEDQLLGKGKAKGGQAGSGPQRGASSKLPLGTINVILAAPEKQPHEDALVVTLRIGGYDVRKILVD; encoded by the exons ATGTACAATGGTCAAATAGACCctgtggaacatgtgagccacttcaaTCAAAGGATGATTGTGCACTCTAAGAATGAGGCTctgatgtgcaaagttttcccATTCAGTTTGGGACTTgtggcgatgaggtggtttgacGGCTTATGGGTAGGTTCTATCGATTCCTTTAAGGAACTTTCCCGGGCGTTTGGATCTCATTCTATTACGTGCAGTAGGGTTTCTCGGCCTTTAGATTCCCTTCTGTCCATGATTATGCGAGAAGGGGAGACCCTAAAAATGTACTCAGACAGATACTGGAaaatgttcaatgagattgatgaaGATTTTGACGATGTGGCAATCAGGACTTTTAAGGTCGGCCTCCCTGCCGAGCACAGTTTGAGGAAATCGTTAACAGGGAAACTGGTTAATAATGTAGGCcagctcatggaccgtattgataAGTATAAGCGGATCGAGGAAGACCAACTGTTAGGtaaaggcaaggcgaag GGAGGTCAAGCAGGATCAGGACCTCAGAGGGGTGCTTCCTCAAAACTACCTCTTGGTACCATCAATGTCATTCTTGCTGCCCCGGAAAAGCAG CCACATGAGGATGCATTGGTGGTCACCCTTAGGATAGGGGGATATGATGTAAGGAAGATATTAGTTGATTAA